GTCGCGTCATCCGCTCTTCTTCCCAGGGGCCGCCGTCGCCGTCGGTCCAGCCCTCGTAGTCCGTGTCGACGGTCAGGTGACCGCGCCGCGCGAGCTCGGCGAGAACGGTCGACTTGCCGGTTCCGGACATGCCGGTGATGAGGATGCGGGCCACGAGGCGCCTCAGTTGCTGTCGCCCGACTTCTCGGGCAGGTAGGGCTCGATCGCCGCGGCCAGCTTGGCCGGGGTCATCGACTGCAGCCAGACGTGGCCGGGGCCGTGCAGCTGCGCGAGGAAGAGCGAGTCGCCGAAGAACTTGTTCTTGATGCCCTTGATGCTGGCGAATTCCAGCGGCATCTCGGCGCGGTAGAGCGCCAGGTGGCCCGGGTGGATGAGGAGCGACTGCCCCGCCGGCAGGTCGTACTCGACGATCTCACCCGCGAGTTGCACCCATGCGGTGCCGTTGCCGGCGAGCTTCTGGAAGACGACGCCCGCGCCGCCGAAGATGCCCGCACCGAGCTTCTTCTGCAGACCCACCGAGACCTCCACGTCGGGCGTGCTGGCCATGTACGCGCCCGACTGCACCATGAACTGGTCCTGCGGATCGACGGCGATCTCGCGGATCGTGCCCGGCAGCTGCGCGGCGAACGCGACGAAGCTCCCCGGCGTCTGTGCGGTGTACTGGGTGAGAAAGAGCTGTCCGCCGCCGACGATGCGCTTCAGGCCGCTCATGAAGCCGCCCTTCCCGCCCGAACCGAAGGCCGTCGAGGTCTGGATGTCGAATCCCGGGGTGAGCCACGAGACGTCGCCGCCCTCGGCGATGATCCGCTCCCCGGGGTCGAGGGTCAGCTCGAGAACCGGCATGGTCGTTCCCGCGATCGTCGCCTTCATGCGCACAACATACCGACGTCGTTGCTCGGACGATACCCGCCGGGGTGGCCGTGAGACCTGCCAGGATGTCGGCATGGCCCTCGCCCCGTCATCCGCTGGTGTGTCACCGTCCTCCGGGGCGGCCGCGAGCGGCACGGGGTCGAGTCGTCCGCTGCGGAAGGTCTCACCGGCCCGCCAGGTCCTCACTCTCTTCGGCGACTACTGGTGGCGCAACGACGCCCCTTTGCCTTCCGCCGCGCTCGTCGGTGCGATGGGCGA
The Microbacterium sp. SLBN-154 DNA segment above includes these coding regions:
- a CDS encoding AIM24 family protein, with product MKATIAGTTMPVLELTLDPGERIIAEGGDVSWLTPGFDIQTSTAFGSGGKGGFMSGLKRIVGGGQLFLTQYTAQTPGSFVAFAAQLPGTIREIAVDPQDQFMVQSGAYMASTPDVEVSVGLQKKLGAGIFGGAGVVFQKLAGNGTAWVQLAGEIVEYDLPAGQSLLIHPGHLALYRAEMPLEFASIKGIKNKFFGDSLFLAQLHGPGHVWLQSMTPAKLAAAIEPYLPEKSGDSN